The Ictalurus punctatus breed USDA103 chromosome 9, Coco_2.0, whole genome shotgun sequence genome contains a region encoding:
- the prox2 gene encoding prospero homeobox protein 2 has product MNLTPPDQSIHKPNEVCVEDSKADLMLPCFHRDIYEEPLSSYHNAPLISHLLRKTIHNKRSILNNTQIYMPPTSVAGSSMVESRPTMTEAAKDDWSNLSSKDSQLESASPGHSSSGISAEPECPLSEHVQAKRARVENIIRGMASSPSDKSHAERENAEMEVRYGREVYKENKRKQKLPQHQEHKHAGISATNHDANISRDEECHKLRIQLQSMQRLLHQLQEKFLQMYDHGSSESEEKWEQQDSDELDMNMNSEDNSTLEHKVSMKLADGCLSSQRNQKNLQEMLKCELSRAISESVDMVFRKISLILEDQSPQLRLCQSPECTGMEKRDHQACARESSDLENATKPRPVECYESTPSHSPEHQTEALSLVVRKPPLNPLGPVSHAVKRPYPLHQSPFQFTHSTPLHDSQILEHLLKYGPHTNFGGISCLPPSLDRSSTDSVALPWESIAMRSKVSSGHLGQHHRPGALGQVTVDGLCLPHVKMECGELQGMAERSTFLSLNIQEGLTPNHLKKAKLMFFYTRYPSSNILKTFFPDVKFNRCITSQLIKWFSNFREFYYIQMEKFARQAIVDGVSDVKDMSVTRDCDVFRALNMHYNKANDFQVPERFLEVAEITLHEFYNAISLNKDSDPSWKKAIYKIICKLDSEVPEDFKSPSYL; this is encoded by the exons atgaatcTGACTCCACCAGACCAAAGCATTCATAAGCCTAACGAGGTCTGTGTGGAGGACAGCAAAGCAGATCTAATGCTCCCGTGCTTTCATCGAGACATCTACGAGGAGCCTCTCTCGTCCTACCACAACGCACCGCTCATCTCTCATCTCTTACGAAAAACCATCCACAATAAACGTTCCATTCTTAACAACACCCAAATCTACATGCCACCGACCTCCGTTGCTGGCTCCAGCATGGTTGAATCAAGACCTACAATGACTGAAGCTGCTAAGGATGACTGGAGTAACCTGTCTTCCAAGGACAGTCAGCTGGAATCAGCATCTCCTGGTCACTCTTCCAGTGGAATAAGTGCTGAACCTGAATGTCCACTGAGCGAGCATGTCCAGGCCAAACGAGCCAGGGTGGAGAACATCATACGAGGCATGGCGAGCTCACCGAGCGACAAGTCACACGCAGAAAGAGAGAACGCTGAGATGGAAGTCAGGTATGGCAGAGAAGTATATAAAGAGAACAAACGCAAACAGAAGCTTCCTCAGCATCAGGAGCACAAACACGCTGGAATTTCAGCCACAAACCATGATGCTAATATAAGTAGAGACGAAGAGTGTCACAAGCTAAGAATACAACTCCAGAGCATGCAACGTCTCTTACACCAACTCCAGGAAAAGTTCCTACAGATGTACGACCATGGTAGCTCAGAGAGTGAAGAGAAATGGGAACAGCAAGACAGCGATGAGCTTGACATGAACATGAATTCTGAAGACAACAGCACACTTGAACACAAAGTTAGCATGAAACTAGCTGATGGTTGTTTGAGCTCGCAGAGGAATCAAAAGAACCTCCAGGAAATGCTGAAATGTGAGCTCTCCAGGGCTATAAGTGAAAGTGTTGATATGGTGTTCAGAAAAATATCCTTGATTCTAGAGGACCAATCACCACAGCTACGCCTGTGTCAGAGTCCAGAGTGCACAGGTATGGAGAAACGAGACCACCAAGCGTGTGCTAGAGAGTCTTCTGACTTGGAGAATGCCACAAAACCAAGGCCTGTTGAGTGCTATGAAAGCACACCTTCTCACAGTCCAGAGCATCAGACAGAAGCTTTGTCTCTAGTGGTCCGAAAACCTCCATTAAACCCTTTGGGTCCAGTAAGCCATGCAGTAAAGAGACCCTATCCACTGCACCAATCTCCATTCCAGTTCACTCATAGCACTCCTCTGCATGACAGCCAAATCTTGGAGCATCTCCTCAAGTATGGACCTCATACTAATTTCGGTGGGATCTCTTGCCTTCCTCCGTCTTTGGACAGATCATCCACAGATTCAGTGGCTCTTCCTTGGGAAAGCATTGCTATGAGGTCGAAGGTAAGCTCTGGTCACCTCGGGCAGCACCATCGCCCTGGGGCTCTGGGCCAAGTCACAGTCGATGGTCTTTGCCTCCCACATGTCAAGATGGAGTGTGGAGAACTGCAGGGTATGGCAGAGAGGAGCACCTTCTTGTCACTCAAT ATCCAAGAGGGACTAACGCCTAACCATTTGAAGAAAGCCAAACTGATGTTCTTCTACACACGGTACCCAAGTTCGAACATCTTGAAGACCTTTTTCCCTGATGTCAAG TTTAATCGCTGCATCACCTCCCAGCTGATCAAGTGGTTCAGTAACTTCCGAGAGTTCTACTACATTCAGATGGAGAAGTTTGCACGCCAGGCCATTGTGGATGGAGTAAGTGATGTGAAGGACATGTCTGTTACCAGAGACTGTGATGTCTTCCGCGCACTTAACATGCACTACAACAAAGCCAACGATTTCCAG GTGCCTGAGCGCTTCTTGGAGGTGGCTGAAATCACCCTGCATGAATTTTACAACGCCATCTCCCTCAACAAAGATTCAGACCCGTCGTGGAAAAAAGCCATTTACAAAATCATCTGTAAACTGGACAGTGAAGTTCCTGAAGATTTCAAGTCTCCTTCATATTTGTAG
- the dlst gene encoding dihydrolipoyllysine-residue succinyltransferase component of 2-oxoglutarate dehydrogenase complex, mitochondrial, which translates to MFSRSRCLTRSVGRSIAALRQSNNVLARRAASGISTPQCITVRNNLKFETRPSIFQIRYFKTTASHKNEVLTINTPAFAESVTEGDVRWEKAVGDTVSEDEVVCEIETDKTSVQVPSPAAGVIEELLVPDGGKVEGGTPLFKLRKGAGAPKAAAAPAPAAEAPVAAAPPPPPPTAATVGSIPTTMPPVPPVPAQPATSKPVSAIKPTAAPAAPAAGAGAKGVRSEHRVKMNRMRLRIAQRLKEAQNTCAMLTTFNEVDMSNITEMRKVYKDAFLKKHGIKLGFMSAFVKAAAYALVDQPSVNAVIDDTTKEIVYRDYVDISVAVATPKGLVVPVIRGVEGMNFTDIERTINELGEKARKNELAVEDMDGGTFTISNGGVFGSLFGTPIINPPQSAILGMHGIFDRPVAVGGKVEVRPMMYVALTYDHRLIDGREAVTFLRKIKSVVEDPRVLLLDM; encoded by the exons ATGTTCTCTCGTTCCCGGTGTCTCACGCGCTCTGTCGGTCGCTCTATCGCAGCTCTCCGACAG agTAACAATGTTCTAGCAAGACGAGCAGCTTCGG GCATATCGACTCCTCAGTGCATCACCGTCAGGAACAATCT GAAATTCGAGACGAGGCCCAGCATCTTCCAAATCAGATACTTCAAGACCACTGCGTCCCACA AGAATGAAGTACTTACTATCAACACACCAGCATTTGCTGAGTCTGTCACAGAGGGGGATGTGAGGTGGGAGAAAG CTGTGGGGGACACCGTCTCAGAAGATGAGGTGGTTTGTGAAATTGAGACTGATAAG ACGTCAGTGCAGGTGCCCTCTCCGGCTGCAGGAGTGATCGAGGAGCTCCTGGTTCCTGATGGAGGCAAAGTGGAGGGAGGCACTCCTCTATTTAAACTAAGAAAAGGAG CCGGCGCTCCCAAGGCAGCCGCTGCCCCCGCTCCAGCAGCCGAGGCCCCAGTAGCTGCGGCTCCTCCGCCTCCACCTCCTACTGCTGCTACGGTGGGGTCCATCCCAACCACCATGCCCCCAGTACCACCCGTGCCAGCACAGCCTGCCACTTCCAAACCAG TTTCAGCCATCAAGCCCACTGCAGCTCCTGCTGCCCCTGCTGCAGGCGCTGGAGCAAAGGGCGTGCGCTCTGAGCACAGG GTTAAGATGAATCGTATGAGGCTGAGGATTGCTCAGAGGCTTAAAGAAGCTCAGAACACCTGTGCCATGTTGACGACTTTCAATGAGGTGGACATGAG CAACATCACGGAGATGAGAAAGGTCTACAAAGATGCTTTCCTCAAGAAGCACGGCATCAAACTGGGCTTCATGTCTGCTTTCGTGAAAGCAGCTGCCTACGCTTTGGTAGACCAGCCATCAGTCAACGCag taatTGATGACACAACCAAAGAGATCGTGTACCGAGATTATGTGGACATCAGTGTGGCAGTAGCGACACCAAAG GGATTAGTGGTGCCAGTAATTAGAGGTGTGGAAGGAATGAACTTTACAGACATTGAAAGAACTATAAATGAGCTGGGAGAAAAG GCACGCAAGAACGAGCTGGCAGTGGAGGATATGGATGGTGGCACATTCACCATCAGTAATGGTGGAGTTTTCGGCTCACTCTTCGGCACACCCATCATCAACCCACCACAGTCAGCTATTTTGGGCATGCATGGTATCTTTGACAGGCCAGTGGCTGTTGGTGGCAAG GTTGAGGTCAGGCCCATGATGTATGTGGCTCTGACGTATGACCATCGTTTGATCGATGGCAGAGAGGCCGTCACCTTCCTGCGCAAGATCAAATCTGTGGTTGAGGACCCCAGGGTGCTCCTCTTGGATATGTGA
- the rps6kl1 gene encoding ribosomal protein S6 kinase delta-1 isoform X2, with product MDENGYSSLRFRSIRHLSSPVEDLEMCKVVGIIDKVLTVQNLISKETFVIKSLPKSSWENRERSTIIPQAVPFMVKLLRYYVSEDSVFLHLEHVQGGKLFSKLHRVRSEVAREHPDCSTPNQHKFQLKNSYTSPALTQLYHLNGEHHQGNTAVFPERENLEGLETDTLSFWNEAEHQLDSCGTHSYCEETGCLQNSRSEKAEFQQKQSSNLYAIRTDSFSSANPGGQQDCLISQDSFPLPVHPCVIVDTRDPLSVTTDLLGNDVHIERIDSSLVFDKVWTAVPAQELGLTGTRSNTDILGISSAPQITLSSLFDTTHPTLCSTVNVLPQKVRIVPNTLPLSSQNQKQDDITHGKTESSQYMASLSSGNSQAGTEYCNGTQSTVESKLLRPFALDFMTTAAQVNNTSKDVERESVEAGEETWELLSPLCSDKTQDAFFTSHSSQEEQLIEVDGWCHLPQFRTRSQSVKQQSGRWGLPEGKVRMWGAQILLALEILHEQGIVCQDLNPRNILLNSNGNVCLTYFGQWTEVQPEISPKAMEEMYCAPEIGGVSKITEACDWWSLGALLYELLTGMPLWQCHPTGVHPHTQLRIPDHLSTAAASLLSELLQYDAGYRLGSGGGGVSDIKYHPFFNSVPWHTLAS from the exons GTTCTGACTGTCCAAAACCTGATTAGCAAGGAGACGTTTGTGATTAAG AGCCTGCCTAAGTCCAGCTGGGAGAACCGAGAGCGTTCCACCATTATCCCTCAGGCTGTCCCGTTCATGGTAAAGTTACTGAGGTACTACGTCAGTGAGGACTCTGTGTTCCTGCATCTAGAACATGTTCAAG GTGGAAAGCTCTTCTCCAAACTGCACCGGGTCAGAAGTGAGGTAGCCAGAGAACATCCAGACTGCTCCACCCCTAACCAGCACAAGTTCCAGCTAAAGAACAGCTACACCTCGCCTGCTCTCACCCAGCTGTACCACCTGAATGGAGAACACCACCAGGGAAATACCGCTGTATTtcctgagagagagaacttGGAAGGCTTAGAAACGGATACACTGTCTTTTTGGAATGAGGCTGAGCATCAGCTCGACAGCTGTGGCACACACTCATACTGTGAGGAAACAGGATGCCTGCAGAATTCCCGGTCGGAAAAGGCTGAATTCCAGCAAAAGCAGTCCTCTAACCTTTATGCAATAAGGACCGATTCTTTTTCCAGTGCTAATCCTGGTGGTCAGCAAGATTGTCTTATATCTCAGGACAGTTTTCCACTTCCTGTTCATCCCTGTGTGATTGTGGATACTCGAGATCCGCTCAGTGTCACGACCGATCTTTTAGGAAACGACGTCCATATTGAGCGGATCGACTCGAGCTTAGTTTTCGATAAAGTATGGACTGCTGTACCAGCTCAGGAACTGGGTTTAACAGGAACTAGGTCAAATACAGACATTCTTGGAATCAGTAGTGCACCTCAGATCACACTGAGCTCTTTATTTGACACCACACATCCAACCCTGTGTAGCACGGTCAACGTCCTTCCACAGAAAGTTCGTATAGTTCCCAACACCCTGCCTTTATCTTCACAGAATCAAAAACAAGATGACATTACTCATGGAAAAACTGAGAGCTCCCAGTATATGGCAAGCTTAAGCTCAGGAAATTCCCAAGCAGGCACAGAGTACTGCAATGGAACACAATCTACTGTGGAAAGCAAACTACTGAGACCTTTCGCCTTGGACTTCATGACAACAGCTGCTCAGGTGAACAATACAAGTAAAGACGTGGAAAGAGAGTCTGTGGAGGCTGGAGAGGAGACCTGGGAACTCCTTAGCCCACTGTGCTCAGATAAAACACAAGATGCGTTCTTCACTTCTCACTCTTCTCAGGAGGAGCAGCTTATAGAAGTCGACGGCTGGTGTCACTTGCCTCAGTTTAGGACGAGGAGCCAGAGTGTGAAGCAACAGTCTGGTCGATGGGGTCTTCCTGAAGGAAAGGTGCGAATGTGGGGAGCGCAGATCCTGTTGGCTCTCGAGATTCTTCATGAACAAGGCATCGTGTGCCAGGATCTCAACCCCAGGAACATCCTGCTCAATAgcaatg GAAATGTGTGTCTGACTTACTTTGGACAGTGGACAGAGGTTCAGCCGGAAATCAGTCCTAAAGCTATGGAGGAAATGTACTGTGCCCCAG AGATTGGGGGCGTATCCAAAATCACAGAGGCGTGTGACTGGTGGAGTCTGGGAGCTTTACTGTATGAACTTCTCACTGGAATG CCCTTGTGGCAGTGTCATCCTACAGGtgtacatccacacacacagctacgTATTCCGGATCACCTGAGCACGGCAGCCGCCTCGCTGCTCTCAGAG CTCCTTCAGTATGACGCTGGATATCGACTGGGCTctggaggtggaggtgtgagTGACATTAAGTACCACCCCTTTTTTAACTCTGTTCCTTGGCACACACTGGCCAGTTAA